In one Dermatophilaceae bacterium Sec6.4 genomic region, the following are encoded:
- a CDS encoding HAD family phosphatase: MSRTERAQAVLFDYGGVLTAPIRDSISAWTTSEHIDPQSFSQVLKMWLGRAASPDSPIHRLERGELTADGFNALLTPELRSVDGGPVQPGHHLRGIFATSRVDANTVEVVRKLRADGVRTGLLSNSWGFSYDRKLLAELFDPIVISGEVGMRKPERRIFDLAVSRLGLDAAQVVFVDDAEPNLVGARAAGLQTVLHTDAHSTARSLTALLTPALSPTS, translated from the coding sequence GTGAGTCGCACCGAGCGAGCACAGGCGGTCCTGTTCGATTACGGCGGCGTGCTGACGGCGCCGATCCGCGACAGCATCTCCGCGTGGACGACCAGTGAGCACATCGATCCGCAGTCCTTCTCCCAGGTCCTGAAGATGTGGCTGGGACGCGCGGCGTCGCCGGACAGCCCTATCCACCGCCTCGAGCGCGGCGAGCTGACCGCAGACGGTTTCAACGCGCTGCTGACCCCGGAGTTGAGGTCGGTCGACGGCGGTCCGGTACAGCCTGGTCATCACCTACGCGGCATCTTCGCCACGAGTCGCGTCGATGCGAACACCGTCGAGGTCGTGCGAAAGTTACGCGCCGACGGCGTACGGACCGGGTTGTTGTCCAACAGTTGGGGGTTCTCCTACGACCGGAAGCTGCTGGCCGAGCTCTTCGACCCGATCGTGATCTCCGGCGAGGTCGGTATGCGTAAACCGGAGCGGCGCATCTTCGACCTCGCGGTCTCGCGCCTGGGACTGGACGCGGCGCAGGTGGTCTTCGTCGACGATGCCGAACCCAACCTGGTCGGTGCCCGCGCCGCCGGGCTGCAGACCGTGCTGCACACCGATGCGCACAGCACAGCTCGATCTCTGACCGCGCTGCTGACCCCAGCGCTCAGCCCCACGTCGTAG
- a CDS encoding NADPH:quinone oxidoreductase family protein, producing the protein MSAMDMMKAWQINELGQPQDVLTLVDVPVPVPGAGQVAVRVLAAALNFPDVLMCQGKYQVRPDLPFTPGVEICGEITAFGEGVVPGDGIRVGARVLGSPAIPAGGFAQFALMDATDVHLAPAALDDAQAASFWIGYQTSWFALHRRAMLQPGETLLVHAAAGGVGSSAVQLGKAAGARVIGVVGGPEKARFASELGADVVIDRHAQDFVQVVKEVTQGRGADVIYDPVGGDTYDRSTKCIAFEGRIVVIGFAGGRIQSAALNHALIKNYSILGLHWGLYKSKIPELMTQCHATLTQLAQDGIAVPLVSERIGLDGVPDALRRLGAGETVGRVVMIP; encoded by the coding sequence ATGAGCGCTATGGACATGATGAAGGCTTGGCAGATCAACGAACTCGGGCAACCGCAGGACGTCCTTACCCTGGTCGACGTGCCGGTTCCGGTCCCCGGTGCCGGTCAGGTCGCCGTACGGGTGCTCGCTGCAGCGCTGAACTTCCCCGACGTCCTGATGTGCCAGGGCAAATACCAGGTACGCCCCGACCTGCCTTTCACCCCCGGGGTGGAGATCTGCGGCGAGATCACCGCTTTCGGTGAGGGGGTGGTGCCCGGCGACGGCATCCGGGTCGGCGCGCGTGTCCTCGGGTCGCCGGCTATCCCCGCCGGCGGATTCGCCCAGTTCGCCCTGATGGACGCCACCGACGTGCATCTGGCGCCCGCGGCGCTCGACGACGCGCAGGCCGCATCGTTCTGGATCGGCTATCAGACCAGCTGGTTCGCTCTGCACCGCCGGGCGATGCTGCAACCGGGGGAGACCCTGCTGGTGCATGCCGCAGCGGGTGGGGTCGGCAGCTCGGCCGTCCAGCTCGGCAAGGCCGCCGGTGCCCGCGTCATCGGAGTGGTCGGCGGACCCGAAAAGGCCCGGTTCGCCAGCGAACTCGGTGCCGACGTGGTGATCGATCGACATGCGCAGGACTTCGTGCAGGTGGTCAAGGAGGTCACCCAAGGTCGCGGGGCCGACGTCATCTACGATCCGGTCGGTGGCGACACCTACGACCGTTCGACCAAGTGCATCGCCTTCGAGGGCCGGATCGTGGTGATTGGTTTCGCCGGCGGACGTATCCAGTCGGCTGCGCTCAACCATGCACTGATCAAGAACTATTCGATCCTCGGGCTGCACTGGGGTCTCTATAAGTCCAAGATCCCCGAACTGATGACGCAGTGCCACGCCACGCTCACGCAACTGGCGCAGGACGGTATCGCCGTGCCGCTGGTCAGCGAACGCATCGGCCTCGACGGCGTACCGGACGCGTTGCGACGGCTGGGAGCGGGCGAGACGGTCGGCCGCGTCGTGATGATTCCGTGA
- a CDS encoding SDR family oxidoreductase produces the protein MSDLTDGPDITDSPAKTVVVTGAARGIGAAIATRMAADGARVVVADRDAKELTQLAEQIGADPVVADLSTERGVTDLVDAATRLLGSIDIFFANAGIGLGTDLAHTSDEDWATVMDINLLAHIRAARALEPIWIRQGGGRFVVTASAAGMLTILGDPSYAVTKHAAVAFAQWLSVTYRHRGVVVQAICPQGVQTRMLEASGELIDLLSHDDALSTEQVAEVVAAALHTEEFFILPHPEVAGYAATKASEPDRWLAGMNKLQRKLEKAREDRG, from the coding sequence ATGTCTGACCTGACCGACGGCCCTGACATAACTGACAGCCCTGCCAAGACCGTCGTCGTCACGGGAGCAGCACGCGGAATCGGTGCGGCGATCGCGACCCGGATGGCCGCCGATGGTGCGCGCGTCGTGGTCGCCGACCGTGATGCGAAGGAGTTGACCCAGCTCGCCGAGCAGATCGGCGCCGACCCGGTCGTTGCTGACCTGTCGACGGAGCGCGGTGTCACCGATCTGGTCGACGCCGCCACTCGGTTGCTCGGCAGCATCGACATTTTCTTCGCCAACGCAGGGATCGGGCTCGGTACCGACCTGGCGCACACCAGTGACGAAGACTGGGCCACGGTCATGGATATCAACCTGTTGGCCCATATCCGTGCGGCGCGAGCCCTCGAACCGATCTGGATCCGTCAGGGCGGTGGTCGATTCGTCGTCACCGCGTCGGCGGCCGGGATGCTCACCATCCTGGGCGACCCGTCCTACGCCGTGACCAAACACGCAGCAGTTGCCTTCGCGCAGTGGTTGTCCGTCACGTACCGGCACCGCGGCGTGGTCGTGCAGGCAATCTGCCCACAAGGGGTGCAGACCCGGATGCTCGAGGCATCGGGGGAGTTGATCGACCTGCTGAGTCACGACGACGCACTATCGACCGAACAGGTCGCCGAGGTGGTTGCCGCAGCGCTGCACACCGAGGAATTTTTTATCCTCCCCCACCCGGAGGTCGCGGGATACGCCGCCACCAAGGCGAGCGAGCCGGACCGCTGGCTCGCCGGAATGAACAAGCTGCAACGCAAACTCGAGAAGGCACGGGAAGATCGAGGATGA
- a CDS encoding SDR family oxidoreductase: protein MSRLSGKTAIVTGASRGIGLAIAQRIVDEGGRVVITARKQEALDVAAAQLGGPDVALAVAGKADDPAHQQAAIDAAIAAFGSLDLLVNNAGINPSYGPLIEVDLGAARKTTEVNAIAALSWVQLAYRAWMHEHGGSIVNVASVAGIRPAPGISFYGATKAMLISLTESLAVELGPGIRVNAVAPAVVKTQFAEALYAEGEEKVASAYPLRRLGEPADVAAAVTHLLSDDSAWTTGQTLVLDGGVTLTGGV from the coding sequence GTGAGCCGTTTGTCCGGGAAGACCGCCATCGTCACCGGCGCCAGTCGGGGCATCGGCCTCGCCATTGCCCAACGCATTGTCGACGAGGGTGGGCGGGTTGTCATCACCGCGCGCAAGCAGGAGGCACTCGACGTGGCCGCAGCCCAGTTGGGTGGACCGGACGTCGCGCTCGCGGTGGCCGGTAAAGCCGACGACCCGGCGCATCAGCAGGCTGCCATCGATGCCGCTATCGCCGCTTTCGGGTCGTTGGATCTGCTGGTCAACAACGCCGGTATCAATCCGTCATACGGTCCGTTGATCGAGGTGGACCTGGGTGCCGCCCGCAAGACGACGGAAGTCAACGCGATCGCGGCACTCTCGTGGGTGCAGTTGGCCTACCGGGCCTGGATGCACGAGCACGGTGGGTCGATCGTGAACGTCGCGTCGGTGGCGGGCATTCGACCAGCACCGGGTATCTCCTTCTACGGCGCGACGAAGGCGATGCTGATCTCGTTGACCGAAAGCCTCGCCGTCGAGCTCGGCCCGGGGATCCGGGTCAACGCAGTGGCTCCCGCGGTCGTCAAGACGCAGTTCGCCGAGGCGTTGTACGCGGAGGGTGAGGAAAAGGTCGCCTCGGCCTACCCGCTGCGCCGACTCGGGGAGCCTGCGGACGTCGCAGCTGCGGTTACTCACCTGCTCTCCGACGACAGCGCGTGGACGACGGGTCAGACCCTCGTCCTCGACGGTGGCGTGACGCTCACCGGCGGGGTGTGA
- a CDS encoding acetyl-CoA C-acetyltransferase, protein MPEAVIVSIARSPIGRARKGSLASIRPDDLTVQMVAAALDKVPELDRGDIEDLMLGCGQPAGESGFNMARIVATMLDLDHVGGTTVQRYCSSSLQTSRMAMHAIRAGEGDVFISAGVETVSRYEHGFADGHPDTKNPIFDDAGRRTEVAATGQIEGWHDPREDGNLPDVYIAMGQTAENVAAFKGVSRAEQDEFGVRSQNLAEQGIANGFWASDITPVTLPDGTTVSKDDGPRAGVTMEGVSGLQPVFRPNGTVTAANCCPLNDGAAAVVIMSDTKARALGLTPLARIVSTGLTGLSPEIMGLGPVEASRRALAYAGMSIGDIDLVEINEAFAAQVIPSARDLGIPMDKLNVNGGAIAIGHPFGMTGARITSTLINSLRFHDKQFGLETMCVGGGQGMAMILERLS, encoded by the coding sequence ATGCCCGAGGCTGTCATTGTTTCCATCGCCCGTTCCCCGATCGGCCGGGCCCGCAAGGGTTCGCTGGCCTCGATACGGCCCGACGACCTGACGGTGCAGATGGTGGCGGCTGCACTGGACAAGGTGCCCGAGCTGGATCGGGGGGACATCGAGGATCTGATGCTCGGCTGCGGTCAGCCGGCCGGTGAATCCGGCTTCAACATGGCACGCATCGTGGCCACCATGTTGGACCTGGATCACGTCGGCGGCACGACGGTGCAGCGCTACTGCTCCTCCAGCCTGCAGACGTCGCGGATGGCCATGCACGCGATCCGCGCCGGCGAAGGCGACGTGTTCATCTCAGCCGGGGTGGAGACCGTCAGTCGGTATGAGCACGGTTTCGCCGACGGTCACCCCGATACGAAGAACCCGATCTTCGACGACGCCGGCCGACGTACCGAGGTCGCCGCAACCGGGCAGATCGAGGGGTGGCACGACCCGCGCGAGGACGGCAACCTGCCGGACGTGTACATCGCGATGGGTCAGACCGCCGAGAACGTGGCGGCGTTCAAGGGCGTCTCGCGCGCCGAGCAGGACGAGTTCGGCGTCCGCAGCCAGAACCTTGCCGAGCAGGGCATCGCCAACGGCTTCTGGGCGAGCGACATCACCCCCGTCACGCTGCCCGACGGCACCACGGTGAGCAAGGACGACGGCCCGCGCGCCGGCGTCACCATGGAGGGAGTGTCCGGTCTACAGCCGGTGTTCCGCCCGAACGGCACGGTCACGGCCGCCAACTGCTGCCCGTTGAACGACGGCGCCGCTGCTGTCGTCATCATGAGCGACACCAAGGCCAGGGCGCTCGGCCTGACCCCGCTGGCACGCATTGTGTCGACGGGTCTGACCGGTCTGTCGCCGGAGATCATGGGCCTCGGTCCGGTCGAGGCGTCGCGTCGCGCGCTCGCGTATGCGGGCATGAGCATCGGCGACATCGACCTGGTCGAGATCAACGAGGCATTCGCCGCCCAGGTCATCCCCTCTGCGCGCGACCTGGGCATCCCGATGGACAAGCTCAACGTCAACGGCGGCGCGATCGCCATCGGGCACCCGTTCGGGATGACCGGTGCGCGCATCACCAGCACCCTGATCAACTCGTTGCGTTTCCACGACAAGCAGTTCGGTCTGGAGACCATGTGCGTCGGCGGCGGCCAGGGAATGGCAATGATTCTGGAACGACTCAGCTGA
- a CDS encoding quinone oxidoreductase — MTRALFVTEHGDRSVLAVRQYDVPPPRQDQVQVRVAAVGVNFIDVYKRQGVYPGSTPFVLGEEGAGIVEVVGAAVTDISPGDRVAWGQSAGSAAELVNVTAASVVPVPQGLDLTKAAAAMLQGMTAHYLVESTYPVREGDIALVHAAAGGVGQLLVQLITAKGAHVVATAGSQAKLDIASRLCAAHTIGYHEYDGRPDELAARVRELAGRGVDVAYDGVGKATFEASLRSLRPRGTMALFGGASGQVPPFDLQRLNALGSLFVTRPSLAAYLATREELLWRAGAILGGILDGSLQIDISATHPLDDAAAAYEALEGRATTGKLLLTL, encoded by the coding sequence ATGACGCGTGCCTTATTCGTGACCGAGCACGGTGACCGTTCGGTCCTTGCCGTGCGCCAGTACGACGTCCCGCCACCCCGGCAGGATCAGGTGCAGGTCCGGGTCGCGGCTGTCGGTGTCAACTTCATCGACGTCTACAAGCGGCAGGGTGTCTATCCCGGTTCGACGCCGTTCGTGCTGGGCGAGGAGGGCGCGGGCATCGTCGAGGTGGTCGGTGCTGCCGTGACGGATATCAGCCCGGGCGATCGGGTCGCCTGGGGACAATCTGCCGGGTCGGCCGCTGAACTGGTCAATGTCACTGCGGCGAGCGTCGTACCTGTGCCGCAGGGTCTGGACCTGACGAAGGCGGCTGCAGCCATGCTGCAGGGGATGACCGCCCACTACCTGGTCGAATCGACCTATCCGGTACGCGAGGGTGACATCGCGCTCGTACATGCAGCGGCCGGCGGGGTCGGGCAGTTGCTGGTGCAGCTCATCACTGCGAAGGGCGCCCATGTCGTCGCGACTGCAGGCAGCCAGGCGAAGCTCGACATAGCCTCCCGGTTATGTGCAGCGCACACCATCGGCTACCACGAGTACGACGGGCGTCCCGATGAGCTGGCTGCAAGAGTGCGGGAGCTGGCCGGTCGCGGAGTTGATGTGGCCTACGACGGAGTCGGCAAGGCGACCTTCGAGGCATCCCTACGATCATTGCGACCACGCGGGACGATGGCGCTGTTCGGCGGCGCGAGCGGACAGGTGCCGCCCTTCGACCTGCAACGTCTGAACGCCCTCGGATCGCTCTTCGTCACCCGCCCGTCATTGGCCGCATACCTGGCCACCCGGGAGGAACTGCTGTGGCGGGCCGGCGCGATCCTCGGCGGGATCCTGGACGGATCGCTGCAGATCGACATCAGTGCCACGCACCCTCTCGACGATGCCGCGGCAGCATACGAAGCGCTCGAAGGTCGGGCCACCACCGGCAAGTTGTTGCTGACGCTCTGA
- a CDS encoding L-threonylcarbamoyladenylate synthase, giving the protein MARYFDVHPHDPQPRSIAQAADIIRRGGLIAYPTESGYALGCSLDNAEGKERITRIRALDSHHHFTLACHDFAQIGQLVQLDNRVFRAVKAADAGRYTFILPATGAVPRRLLHPKKRTVGVRIAAAPVVCALLAELGEPMQSSTLILPGETSPMTDGWTVKEELDHQVDAVIDTGECGDEPTTVIDWSGEVPEVVRVGSGDPSLFE; this is encoded by the coding sequence ATGGCGAGGTACTTCGACGTTCACCCCCACGATCCGCAACCACGCAGCATTGCGCAGGCAGCCGACATCATTCGTCGTGGTGGTCTGATCGCGTATCCGACAGAGTCGGGGTATGCGCTCGGATGCTCGCTGGACAACGCTGAGGGCAAGGAGCGGATTACCCGTATCCGGGCGCTGGACTCGCACCACCACTTCACGTTGGCATGTCACGATTTCGCCCAGATCGGGCAACTCGTGCAACTGGACAACCGGGTGTTCCGTGCTGTCAAGGCTGCCGACGCGGGTAGATACACCTTCATCCTGCCCGCGACCGGTGCGGTGCCGCGACGCCTGCTGCATCCCAAGAAACGCACGGTGGGAGTGCGGATCGCGGCGGCTCCCGTGGTGTGCGCGTTGCTCGCCGAGCTGGGGGAGCCGATGCAGTCCAGCACTCTGATCCTGCCGGGCGAAACGAGCCCGATGACCGACGGGTGGACGGTGAAGGAGGAGCTGGATCATCAGGTCGACGCCGTCATAGACACCGGCGAATGCGGTGACGAGCCGACCACGGTCATCGACTGGTCGGGCGAGGTGCCCGAGGTCGTGCGGGTCGGTTCCGGAGATCCGAGCCTCTTCGAATGA
- a CDS encoding histidine phosphatase family protein, whose product MSVASPKFSLILIRHGETEWSLSGQHTGTTDRPLLPEGEECARRAGEVIKDMPLAAVFVSPLQRARRTAELAGITDYEIDPDLREWDYGAYEGMTTPQIREQCGNPEWEIFKDGVVPGVTRGETVEDVAARVSHIVEKAVPLLDEGNVVAFAHGHSLRILASVFLQTVPRLGAKLMLDAGAVSMLGYYHGNPCIQVWNRSTRE is encoded by the coding sequence ATGAGCGTAGCGAGCCCGAAATTCAGCCTGATCCTCATCCGGCACGGCGAGACGGAGTGGTCCCTGAGCGGACAACACACCGGCACCACTGACCGTCCCCTGCTACCCGAAGGCGAAGAGTGCGCGCGACGGGCCGGAGAGGTGATCAAGGACATGCCGCTGGCAGCCGTGTTCGTCTCGCCACTTCAGCGTGCGCGTCGCACCGCAGAGCTCGCCGGTATCACGGACTACGAGATCGATCCGGACCTGCGCGAATGGGATTACGGCGCATACGAGGGCATGACGACCCCGCAGATTCGCGAACAATGCGGAAACCCGGAATGGGAAATCTTCAAGGATGGCGTCGTGCCCGGTGTGACGCGGGGCGAGACGGTCGAAGATGTCGCCGCACGGGTAAGTCACATCGTCGAGAAGGCCGTGCCGCTGCTGGACGAGGGCAACGTGGTCGCCTTCGCGCACGGGCACTCACTGCGCATCCTGGCGTCCGTCTTCCTGCAGACGGTGCCCCGCCTCGGCGCCAAGCTGATGCTCGACGCAGGTGCGGTGTCGATGCTCGGCTACTACCACGGCAACCCGTGCATCCAGGTCTGGAACCGCTCGACCCGGGAGTGA
- a CDS encoding glutamate--cysteine ligase, translating to MGAEVSGVAYTREQRQRYREKVRQDLDVFERMLATHSFEYERQLTGMEIELNLVGRDGLPMMSNATVLESIADNDYQTELGRYNIELNVSPRPMPGHSAAELESDLRESLNRAEEKAGESGARIVQIGILPTLMPEHFSPDWMSANTRYAALNESIFAARGEDLFIDIEGPTGERLAMYADSIYPESACTSIQLHLQTPPAQFAAYWNAAQAISGVQLAIGANSPYLFGKQLWHETRIELFQQATDTRSIELKNQGVRPRVWFGERWITSIFDLFEENVRYFPALLPETSDEDPVAVLAAGTAPALMELRLHNGTVYRWNRPIYDTVDGSPHLRVENRVLPAGPSIVDTMANSAFYYGVVRMLAENDRPVWTRMSFAAADHNFTEGARHGINATLYWPGYGEVSADELVLRHLLPLAHEGLRRWGVATAVRERYLGIIEARCRAGVNGATWQIDCVQALEARGASRAEALAQMLELYLEGMHSNEPVHTWALPS from the coding sequence ATGGGCGCAGAAGTCTCGGGTGTGGCCTACACCCGCGAGCAGCGGCAGCGGTACCGCGAGAAGGTCCGCCAAGACCTCGACGTCTTCGAACGGATGCTCGCCACGCATTCTTTCGAGTACGAGCGTCAGCTCACCGGTATGGAGATCGAGCTCAATCTGGTCGGCCGCGACGGCCTGCCGATGATGTCGAATGCAACGGTGCTGGAGAGCATCGCCGACAACGACTACCAGACCGAGCTCGGACGTTACAACATCGAGCTCAACGTCAGTCCGCGTCCGATGCCAGGTCATTCGGCGGCCGAGCTGGAGAGCGACCTGCGCGAGAGTTTGAACCGCGCCGAGGAGAAAGCGGGCGAATCAGGGGCCCGAATTGTGCAGATCGGCATTCTGCCCACGTTGATGCCCGAACACTTCTCACCGGACTGGATGAGTGCCAACACCCGGTACGCCGCGCTGAACGAGTCGATCTTCGCCGCCCGCGGGGAGGATCTCTTCATCGATATCGAGGGTCCGACCGGGGAGCGCCTCGCGATGTACGCCGATTCCATCTACCCCGAATCCGCCTGTACCTCGATCCAGCTCCATCTGCAGACCCCCCCGGCGCAGTTCGCGGCCTACTGGAATGCCGCGCAGGCGATCTCGGGGGTGCAGTTGGCGATCGGCGCCAATTCGCCCTACCTCTTCGGCAAACAGTTGTGGCATGAGACCAGGATCGAGTTGTTCCAACAGGCCACCGACACCCGCTCGATCGAACTGAAGAACCAGGGCGTCCGGCCCCGGGTGTGGTTCGGAGAGCGGTGGATCACCTCGATCTTCGACCTGTTCGAGGAGAACGTCCGTTATTTTCCGGCGCTGCTGCCGGAGACGAGCGACGAAGACCCGGTGGCTGTACTGGCCGCAGGCACCGCGCCCGCGCTGATGGAGTTGCGGCTGCACAACGGCACCGTCTACCGCTGGAACCGGCCCATCTACGACACCGTCGACGGATCGCCGCACCTGCGGGTGGAGAACCGCGTCCTGCCGGCCGGTCCGAGCATCGTGGACACCATGGCCAACTCGGCGTTCTACTACGGCGTGGTGCGAATGCTCGCGGAGAACGACCGTCCGGTCTGGACCCGGATGAGCTTCGCCGCAGCGGATCACAACTTCACCGAGGGCGCCCGGCACGGGATCAATGCCACCCTCTACTGGCCCGGGTACGGCGAGGTTTCGGCGGATGAACTCGTCCTACGCCACCTGCTACCGCTGGCGCACGAAGGCCTACGACGGTGGGGGGTGGCTACCGCCGTGCGGGAGCGCTACCTCGGGATCATCGAGGCACGCTGCCGCGCGGGCGTCAACGGGGCCACCTGGCAGATCGATTGCGTGCAGGCGCTGGAAGCACGCGGAGCCAGCCGCGCCGAAGCGCTGGCCCAGATGCTCGAGCTCTACCTGGAAGGCATGCACAGCAACGAGCCGGTGCATACCTGGGCGCTGCCGAGCTGA
- a CDS encoding exonuclease SbcCD subunit D has protein sequence MRIIHTSDWHLGRSFHGAGLLDAQAQYLDHLVHLVREEKADAVLVSGDIYDRALPAPATVALLDDAVVRLLDAGAQVVLSSGNHDSAIRLGFASRVLERAGLHIRTRVDSIGTPVDLGGLVVYPLPYLEPAVVGPELGTDELTHAAVLRAAMQRVRADIAVRNRRSVVMAHAFVTGATTSDSERDIAVGGVAAVPKEVFTGVDYVALGHIHRPMGLAAGIRYSGSPVAMSFSETGQVKSSVVVDFDGRAVRTRLVEAPVHRPLARLRGTLPELLRDSSLVQHESSWCEVTLTDAARPAAAMEQIRRRFPHTLTLGFEQVHTPTARRSYTDRVRGRGDVDLCCDFTQHVRGGLVTSAQEQAIWISALEHARTDRAATIDEGVAVAPSSTRGAA, from the coding sequence GTGCGCATCATTCACACCTCCGACTGGCACCTGGGTCGCTCCTTCCACGGTGCCGGGCTGCTCGACGCCCAGGCGCAGTACCTCGACCATCTGGTCCACCTGGTCCGCGAGGAGAAAGCCGATGCCGTCCTGGTGTCCGGCGACATCTACGACCGCGCCCTGCCGGCCCCCGCGACCGTTGCCCTGCTCGATGACGCGGTCGTTCGACTGCTGGACGCCGGGGCTCAGGTGGTCCTGTCCAGTGGCAACCACGACTCGGCCATCCGGCTGGGCTTCGCATCGCGCGTCCTGGAGCGGGCCGGGCTGCACATCCGCACCCGCGTCGACTCCATCGGAACACCGGTCGACCTGGGCGGCCTCGTCGTCTACCCGCTTCCTTACCTCGAACCGGCCGTGGTCGGGCCCGAGCTCGGCACCGACGAACTAACCCACGCAGCGGTGCTACGAGCCGCCATGCAGCGCGTTCGAGCCGACATCGCGGTGCGCAACCGCCGCAGCGTCGTCATGGCACACGCCTTCGTGACCGGCGCGACGACCTCGGACTCCGAGCGCGATATCGCCGTCGGCGGGGTCGCGGCTGTGCCCAAGGAGGTGTTCACCGGTGTCGATTACGTCGCGCTCGGACATATCCACCGACCGATGGGTCTGGCGGCCGGCATCCGCTACAGCGGCTCCCCGGTGGCCATGTCGTTCTCCGAGACCGGTCAGGTCAAATCCTCGGTCGTCGTCGATTTCGACGGGCGGGCCGTGCGGACCCGGCTGGTCGAGGCACCCGTACATCGCCCGCTCGCACGGTTGCGTGGAACGCTGCCCGAACTACTGCGTGACTCATCTCTTGTGCAACATGAGTCCTCCTGGTGCGAGGTCACCCTGACCGACGCAGCGCGACCAGCCGCCGCCATGGAACAGATCCGACGCAGATTCCCGCACACGTTGACACTGGGATTTGAGCAGGTGCACACCCCGACGGCCCGTCGCAGCTACACCGACCGGGTACGCGGGCGCGGCGACGTCGATCTGTGTTGCGATTTCACCCAGCACGTGCGCGGTGGACTGGTGACAAGTGCCCAGGAACAGGCGATCTGGATCTCCGCTCTCGAGCACGCCCGCACCGACCGCGCCGCCACCATCGATGAAGGGGTAGCCGTTGCGCCGTCCTCCACGCGCGGCGCGGCATGA